Part of the Limihaloglobus sulfuriphilus genome is shown below.
CCACTGTTCCGCATATTCAACATGAGCCTGCCTGAGGATAATTCCGCAACCTGACACTCACTGAAACCAGGTTTAACAGTTTCACTGATTTGCCAGCTCCTGCCATGATCATCACTGTAGATAACATGTGAACCCCCAATAATTTCTCCTTTTTCAATAATTGAAAAATTACACGGAATTATCAAACGACCTTTAAAAGGGCCTTTTTGCAATTGTATACCAGTTCCCGGACCGGTAGCGTACCATCTCCATGAAGGCAGTTTGACCTGACCGGTTATATCCTGAGGTTTCGACCACTTGTTTCCATTGTTATCTGAATAAAGCAGGTTTACTCTTCGTGTGTCTTTACTTTTACCGGTTCTGATAGCACGTCCGTCATCTTCAGCCAGATTAGTTGTGGTAAAAAGAAATATTCTTGAAGTCTCGGAGTCAACAACCGGACATGGATTTCCAATTGTATCCGCCCCGTTATCTGCTATAATCTTCTGCGAACTCCAGGTCTTTCCGCTATCACGTGATTGTTTTATCAGAATGTCTATGTCACCGGTGTCGCTTCCGCTTTTTTTTCGGCCTTCACAAAAAGCCAGAAGTGTTCCATCCCCTAAGTAAAGCACAGACGGTATTCTGTAAGTGTGATAACCGCCAACCCCGGAAACAAACACATCGTGATAACTTATATCCTTTGCCAAAACAGTACCCAAGAGGAATAAGACAAAACATAATAATGTCTTTGACCAAAAGTATGAAAACGTATTTCTTATATCATCAATATCTTGCAACATACTGTGAGCCTGTATCAATAATCTTTACCGTGTAATCATAACTTTTTTCCATTAGTTGATATTTGATTTTCTGATATTCCGGTTTATCCCAAAGATTCACAAATTCACCAGGGTCATTTTCCATATCAAAGAGCTGTCCCCAGCCGCTGCCGTGGTAGTTTACAAGCTTGTATTTTTTTGACCTTATCATCGTCCCATAAGACTCATCGTTGAGAAGCCCCTTAGTGTAAGAACTGTAAGTGAATTCTCTGTGAACATGCGGTTCAGATTTGCCCGTGAGTAGATCCATAAGTGAAATCCCATGCATCGCGACATCCGGTCTGCCGGAATTCGGAGGCAATATGCCGATAATATCAAGGAGTGTTGGGGTAATATCAACAAGCTCCACAAGTGCATCACTGATCAGATCCTGAAGGAACATATCCGGCCATGACATTATAAGAGGCACCCTCACAAGTCCCTCATAGAAACGGCATCCCTTTGCCGTCAGTCCATGATGACCAACCATATTACCGTGATCACTTGTATATATTATAAGTGTATTGTTTCTCTGACCGGTATCTTCCAGCGTTTCTAATATCCGCCCAAGATTATCATCTATCAGTTCGACCTGCGCCCAATATTTTGCAAGTTTGAGCCTGGATTTATTTCCTTTGGGTTCTGAACATGTCGATTGAAAATATACATCCTTTAATTTTTCATTATCTTCTAAATCAGATTCTTGGAAGCCTGGTAACGGAATGGAATCAATATCAAACCTGTCAATGTACTCTTTGGGCGGATCCAGCGGCGGGTGAGGATCAAAATAATTCAGGCTGAAAAGCCATGGTCCCTCACGTTTTTCTGTTATAAAATCAATCGCCTTGTCGGTACACCAGGTAGTCTGGTGTAAATCAGTTGGGTAGTAACCGTTTTTGGCATACAGTTTCTCAGGATCGTGTCCCTTAGAAATCATCCAATCAAAATATTCATTTGATTCGCTCTCGCCGGGCCTGAAAAGAGGAGCAAGTGAAGAATGAAAAAGCCTGTATCCGTCATCAGGCCTTACTTCAGGTCTGCCTTTGGCGGAAGCTAGATGCAGTTTGCCGGCAAGGCCGCAGTCATAACCATAATCGGAGAGAATTTTAGTTATAAGAGGTGCGGCATTTTCCCATTTGAGGTTTCCATTTTTTGTTCCTCTGACAGTTCTGGGATAATAACCTGTCAAAAAACTTGATCGGCTGGGTGTGCAAATAGTTGACTGACAATAGGCATAGTTAAAAGCCACACCGGTTTTTACAAGCCTGTCAAGGTTTGGAGTCCGAATATATTTATTGCCTAAAGCCCCTATAGTATCGTATCTCTGCTGATCGGTGCATATCCAGAGGATATTGGGAGCTATGCTGTCCTGTTTTCTGAGAGCTGAAGGTTCAGCATAATTTGAAGAATGTGATTCAAAAGCTCCTGCTGCGTTATATATGATTGTACTTGACAATATTCCGGTATATCCGAGCTTGCAGAATTGTCTTCTATCCATGATTGGTTCCTTTCATGTAATCTTTTATGACGCTTTTAGCATGTTCAAATGAACTTGCCCTGAAAATCAGTGAAACGCCCGTCGGCATTTTATCTAAGGCACTGCCAGAAATAAGCTCTTCTTCACTGACAGCAATTCTTGTTAATCCTGCTTTCTTCTGTTTTGCAATATTGTATAAAACCCAGACATCATTCATTTCTGACTGGCCGTAATCAAAACATCTGATTGATTTCAGATTCAGGTATTCTTTCACGATATTATCTACATTTCCACACGAATGAATCCCTCCTGATAAATGTCTTAATATCTTTTCATCGAATGGAGCGATTATTTCCCTGTACATATCCGGGCTAATCATTATTGACGTATCAGAACGTATAAGTACTTCACCGGCTATCAAGAAACCATGCTGATGTGAATAACCAGGTATCTTTTCGTTTACATAATGACTGAAATATTTGACCAGTTTTATCTGGGCACCTGCCAGAATTCGCAGAGACTCTTTAACTTCTTCCCTGCGCAGAGACATATCCAGGAAAACTTCGCTGCCCCTGAGAAGCTCCAGATTGTCAAACGGGCCCTGTAAATCTGAAAGAGTAACACTCGTAACGCTTTCCAAGCGGGGGTACTCTTTTAATACGTCTCTATAAAATTCATACCTTTGAGCCGCTTTGGGAATCATTCCAAGGCTATGGTCATCTATGTCAGTATTTTTTATTTGCTCGTAAGATACAGGGCCTTTTCTATGCCTGACCCAGGGAGGATTATCACCCTGCCGCTCTATGTTTGCCCCAAAAACTGAAGCTATAAGTACGCAGCCAAAATCGGCCCTGATGCTGAAAGGCAAATCATCTCCAA
Proteins encoded:
- a CDS encoding sialidase family protein; the protein is MLQDIDDIRNTFSYFWSKTLLCFVLFLLGTVLAKDISYHDVFVSGVGGYHTYRIPSVLYLGDGTLLAFCEGRKKSGSDTGDIDILIKQSRDSGKTWSSQKIIADNGADTIGNPCPVVDSETSRIFLFTTTNLAEDDGRAIRTGKSKDTRRVNLLYSDNNGNKWSKPQDITGQVKLPSWRWYATGPGTGIQLQKGPFKGRLIIPCNFSIIEKGEIIGGSHVIYSDDHGRSWQISETVKPGFSECQVAELSSGRLMLNMRNSGRKGSRGIAFSDDGGTTWPLVEYKSVLIEPVCQASTISMADPVTGKTVLLFSNPASAVYRERFRMTVRASFDQGNTWPCDILVHSGPSAYSCLVDMEDGYIGCMYEGGVKSKYEKIIFARLRYSLLVAQQN
- a CDS encoding sulfatase, which codes for MDRRQFCKLGYTGILSSTIIYNAAGAFESHSSNYAEPSALRKQDSIAPNILWICTDQQRYDTIGALGNKYIRTPNLDRLVKTGVAFNYAYCQSTICTPSRSSFLTGYYPRTVRGTKNGNLKWENAAPLITKILSDYGYDCGLAGKLHLASAKGRPEVRPDDGYRLFHSSLAPLFRPGESESNEYFDWMISKGHDPEKLYAKNGYYPTDLHQTTWCTDKAIDFITEKREGPWLFSLNYFDPHPPLDPPKEYIDRFDIDSIPLPGFQESDLEDNEKLKDVYFQSTCSEPKGNKSRLKLAKYWAQVELIDDNLGRILETLEDTGQRNNTLIIYTSDHGNMVGHHGLTAKGCRFYEGLVRVPLIMSWPDMFLQDLISDALVELVDITPTLLDIIGILPPNSGRPDVAMHGISLMDLLTGKSEPHVHREFTYSSYTKGLLNDESYGTMIRSKKYKLVNYHGSGWGQLFDMENDPGEFVNLWDKPEYQKIKYQLMEKSYDYTVKIIDTGSQYVARY